Proteins from a single region of Flavobacterium sp. YJ01:
- a CDS encoding type I restriction endonuclease: MEMNIQLKSLADKINQLKSKIETEESTKHAFVLPFIHILGYDAFNPLEVVPEFTADLGLKKGEKVDYAIFQNGEPIIIVECKSWKEKLTVHNSQLFRYFHVTKTRFALLTNGINYQFFTDLDDQNKMDEKPFLEFDICNLKENTINEIAKFHKANFDVDNIVSNASSLKYIKEIKKLINAELESPSNDFTKLFASKIYIGRLTEKVVDEFKDLVQKSVSQFINDKINDRLNAALSKETIKQQDEEIVSIEDDNKIVTTEEELDAYRIVVAILRRKLPVARIVYRDTQSYFGILLDDNNRKPLCRLHLNSGKKYISLFNNNKTEAKIAISTIDDIYQYEKELLETVALYETELNPV; this comes from the coding sequence ATGGAAATGAATATTCAACTAAAATCGTTAGCAGATAAAATAAATCAGCTAAAAAGTAAAATTGAAACAGAAGAATCTACAAAACATGCTTTTGTACTGCCTTTTATACATATTTTGGGATATGATGCTTTTAATCCGCTAGAAGTTGTTCCTGAATTTACAGCCGATCTTGGCTTAAAAAAAGGTGAAAAAGTAGATTATGCTATTTTTCAAAATGGAGAACCAATTATAATTGTCGAATGCAAAAGCTGGAAAGAAAAACTTACCGTTCATAATTCACAGTTATTTCGCTATTTTCATGTTACAAAAACCCGATTTGCTCTTTTAACCAACGGAATTAATTATCAGTTTTTTACTGATTTAGATGATCAAAATAAAATGGATGAAAAGCCATTTTTAGAATTTGACATTTGCAATCTCAAAGAAAATACAATAAACGAAATTGCAAAATTTCATAAAGCCAATTTCGATGTAGATAATATTGTAAGCAATGCCAGTTCATTAAAATATATTAAAGAGATCAAGAAATTAATAAATGCAGAATTAGAAAGCCCATCAAACGATTTTACAAAACTGTTTGCAAGCAAAATATATATAGGAAGACTGACTGAAAAAGTTGTTGATGAATTTAAAGATTTAGTTCAAAAATCAGTAAGCCAGTTTATTAATGATAAAATTAATGATCGTCTAAATGCTGCTTTAAGCAAAGAAACGATTAAACAACAAGACGAAGAAATTGTCTCAATTGAAGACGACAATAAAATAGTCACTACAGAAGAAGAACTTGACGCTTACCGCATAGTAGTTGCTATTTTACGACGAAAACTGCCAGTTGCCAGAATCGTATATCGTGACACACAATCTTATTTCGGAATATTATTAGATGATAATAATCGTAAACCTTTATGCAGACTTCACCTAAATAGCGGTAAAAAATATATTAGCCTTTTCAATAATAATAAAACTGAGGCTAAAATAGCAATATCTACAATTGATGATATTTATCAATACGAAAAAGAATTATTAGAAACTGTAGCACTTTACGAAACAGAATTAAATCCCGTATAA
- a CDS encoding DUF4407 domain-containing protein, with protein MNKAVNEIRLFLFTCSGEDNYILKKCNKLIQTRFALIGFFVLLIFIGCFFSATFFIISLFNGAHFFGITIGLIWGAVVVNMYLLLLHTISPAIIPLSSKRKKNKSSNNNLEGINPSQNSFFNLSMILRIGFMTLLAIIIAQPLNVSFLSFSVQSNIGKHKISERIKLYTLTNKQLIKEELLNQKDFNSKIISQVGYREVNSLKKQIGVIDLKIKTDSLFIIKATKQLIEFNKIDKKFSLSNKEELQKAKILNSLENLLDNELTSDQNFLIDINSIAIEGLLKKDFDNFKIKLNALVTNKIDNYNSLNILLDKSNFYVKTIQLLFAGNPLSWIITIMICLIFLLPIYFKYKARDLCSKIFKTKETNEPDIIKLRQELINTTDFNWLETNIKSVNINSINTSDYYFQRMLIEHRIILEEYDHSKKLFTKKMSHNISYFNRESLNRLTPLLGKLKKFNIQKYNEIVRSINKEYTDEEMRKYEYWLDSPFRTKMRLITKTSNDEKGLLEFLYDQKPEND; from the coding sequence ATGAACAAAGCAGTTAACGAAATTCGGCTTTTTTTATTTACCTGTTCTGGAGAAGATAATTACATTTTAAAAAAATGTAATAAACTAATTCAAACAAGATTTGCTTTAATTGGCTTTTTTGTTCTTCTAATATTTATAGGATGTTTTTTTAGTGCAACATTTTTTATTATTTCATTATTTAATGGAGCTCATTTTTTTGGCATCACAATAGGTCTTATTTGGGGAGCGGTAGTTGTAAATATGTATTTATTATTACTTCATACTATTTCACCAGCTATAATCCCTTTATCATCAAAGAGAAAAAAGAATAAAAGTTCAAATAACAATCTCGAAGGAATAAATCCGAGCCAAAACAGTTTTTTTAATCTTTCTATGATTTTGAGAATTGGCTTTATGACTTTACTAGCTATTATTATTGCTCAGCCTTTAAATGTATCTTTTCTTTCTTTCTCCGTGCAAAGTAACATTGGAAAACATAAGATTTCAGAAAGAATTAAACTATATACATTAACAAATAAACAATTAATTAAAGAAGAACTTCTAAATCAAAAAGACTTCAATTCTAAAATTATCAGCCAAGTAGGCTATAGAGAAGTAAACTCTTTAAAAAAACAAATTGGTGTAATCGATTTAAAAATTAAAACTGATAGCTTGTTTATTATCAAAGCAACAAAGCAATTAATTGAGTTTAATAAAATTGACAAAAAATTTAGTTTAAGCAATAAAGAAGAATTACAGAAAGCAAAAATATTAAATAGCCTTGAAAATTTGTTAGACAATGAATTAACATCAGATCAGAATTTTCTAATTGATATTAACTCTATAGCCATAGAAGGTTTGCTAAAAAAAGATTTTGATAATTTCAAAATAAAATTAAATGCTTTAGTCACAAATAAAATTGACAACTATAATTCTTTAAATATTCTTTTAGATAAAAGTAATTTTTATGTAAAAACAATTCAGTTATTATTTGCTGGAAATCCTCTTTCATGGATTATTACAATAATGATTTGCTTAATATTTCTATTACCAATCTATTTTAAATACAAAGCTCGTGATTTATGTTCGAAAATATTCAAGACCAAAGAAACTAACGAACCCGATATTATCAAATTGAGGCAAGAACTTATAAACACAACTGATTTTAATTGGTTAGAAACTAACATTAAATCAGTAAATATAAATAGTATTAATACATCAGATTATTATTTCCAAAGAATGCTAATTGAACATCGAATTATTTTAGAAGAATATGACCATTCAAAAAAACTTTTTACAAAAAAAATGTCTCATAATATATCCTATTTCAACAGAGAATCATTAAATAGATTAACTCCCCTATTAGGAAAACTAAAAAAGTTTAATATTCAAAAATATAATGAGATTGTAAGATCAATTAATAAAGAATATACGGATGAAGAAATGCGTAAATATGAATATTGGTTAGATTCTCCTTTTAGAACTAAAATGAGATTAATTACAAAGACTTCAAATGATGAAAAAGGACTACTAGAATTTCTCTATGATCAAAAACCCGAAAACGATTAG
- a CDS encoding DUF4407 domain-containing protein, which yields MTREYYKLPESSTVMRFLWKCAGGDRYLLERATYSDQIKYMCLGGIVFATGALAGIAGGYAFYTIFEPRGSAIDNPIDFQTICIAIFFGIVWGLMIFNIDRFIVTSTGKGDGTEAITIGELKSALPRILMGMIIAMTISKPVEIRMFKTEIDIKLREKQLEQQVEYQSKVDKTYAEREKLLLADFGKIENQRADLLNRIKDYEAQYRKETSEGLGGRGQGEGPVARALKVQQEKLEAELNRFDEINKSEINDLNTKKKQLRLEKDKERSDNTKIANGLDGLLERIKIAHEVAGFWISLFITLLFMAIELTPIFFKLMLTKTTYDYLAENRDELIKAEYGIEVKYDYYKDKQGVEKHLVVNHEAEKLIFEKIKVTEIQKELTKYAAEKYKEREMSKIDNNLDAYINSIEKNEQSS from the coding sequence ATGACACGAGAATATTACAAACTACCCGAATCTAGCACTGTAATGCGTTTTCTGTGGAAATGCGCTGGAGGTGATCGATATTTACTTGAAAGAGCTACCTATTCTGATCAAATAAAATATATGTGCTTAGGTGGAATTGTTTTTGCAACTGGTGCTTTAGCTGGTATTGCAGGAGGTTATGCCTTTTATACCATATTTGAACCTCGAGGATCTGCAATAGATAATCCAATAGATTTTCAAACTATTTGCATAGCTATCTTTTTTGGAATTGTTTGGGGATTAATGATCTTCAATATTGATAGATTTATTGTAACAAGTACCGGAAAAGGTGATGGAACTGAAGCTATAACTATAGGAGAATTAAAAAGTGCTTTGCCTAGAATTTTAATGGGAATGATTATAGCTATGACGATTTCAAAACCCGTAGAAATCCGAATGTTCAAAACAGAAATTGACATAAAATTACGAGAAAAACAACTTGAACAACAAGTAGAATATCAATCAAAGGTTGATAAAACATATGCCGAAAGAGAAAAACTTTTACTAGCTGATTTTGGAAAAATTGAAAATCAGAGAGCCGATTTACTAAATCGAATTAAAGATTATGAAGCTCAATATCGAAAAGAAACCTCTGAAGGTCTGGGAGGCAGAGGACAAGGAGAAGGTCCTGTAGCAAGAGCATTAAAAGTTCAACAAGAAAAACTAGAAGCAGAATTAAATAGATTCGATGAAATAAATAAGTCCGAAATAAATGATTTAAATACTAAAAAGAAACAGTTGCGATTAGAAAAGGATAAAGAAAGGAGTGACAATACTAAAATAGCTAATGGCCTCGATGGTTTACTTGAACGTATAAAAATTGCTCATGAAGTAGCTGGTTTCTGGATTTCTCTTTTTATCACTTTACTATTCATGGCAATAGAACTTACTCCTATTTTTTTCAAACTGATGTTGACAAAAACGACTTACGACTATTTAGCTGAAAATCGCGATGAATTAATAAAAGCCGAATATGGAATAGAAGTAAAATATGATTACTACAAAGACAAGCAGGGAGTTGAAAAACATTTGGTAGTTAATCATGAGGCCGAAAAGTTAATTTTTGAAAAAATTAAAGTTACTGAAATTCAAAAAGAACTCACAAAATACGCCGCCGAAAAATATAAAGAAAGAGAAATGAGTAAAATAGATAATAATCTTGATGCTTATATAAATTCAATCGAAAAAAATGAACAAAGCAGTTAA
- a CDS encoding ATP-binding protein: MQKKALSNFQQNNYNSAFYYFNKSKIVFENIKDSSNVVYSLIQMASIQQINGDYYGSKETLTEALPYSKKEKDYTAAINNLFGIADKELSLYNDAIYYYKQSIKGIKDSNFKQSPLNNIAVIYIKQKKYDNAIQILDSLSTRKKSEDRDTQKSNSRIIDNLGYAYYKKGLTEKSLIFLNEGLRLRIEINDDYGSIGSYLHLAEFYSKIDSKKSNEFGNKAYAIATKLNSVDERLKALSYLITNGSDKKFAQKYIAINDSIISVRNNYKNKFAKIKYDSKKEKDENQRLRLKQAENLVAIKEAEKDKIILFATLIAVILLGVYLRNRYKHKTRLVEIKIAYDTETRIAKDIHDGLANDVFHAITYTQTQPLANENNKENLLQKLDNIYSRVRGISRENNDIDTGQKFPNNLKEMLSTYNSNQTNVIINGIEKINWDSIEDLKKITIQRVLHELMVNMKKHSEAPVVSIKFYTNANSLLIDYSDNGKGCEKSKIIKNGLQNMENRILSNNGTITFETEPNKGFKVKITMPK; encoded by the coding sequence TTGCAGAAAAAAGCATTAAGTAATTTTCAGCAAAACAACTATAATAGTGCATTTTATTATTTTAATAAATCTAAAATTGTATTTGAAAATATTAAAGATAGTTCTAATGTTGTCTACAGTTTAATTCAAATGGCAAGTATTCAACAAATAAATGGCGATTACTACGGAAGCAAAGAAACATTAACTGAAGCTTTACCCTACAGTAAAAAAGAAAAAGATTATACCGCAGCGATTAATAACTTATTTGGAATCGCAGATAAAGAACTTTCACTTTATAATGATGCAATTTATTATTACAAACAATCAATTAAAGGAATTAAGGATTCTAATTTTAAACAATCACCTCTAAACAATATTGCGGTTATATACATCAAACAAAAAAAATATGACAATGCAATACAAATTCTTGATTCGCTTTCGACAAGAAAAAAATCAGAAGACAGAGATACACAAAAAAGTAACTCTCGAATTATTGACAATCTAGGATATGCTTATTATAAAAAGGGATTAACAGAAAAAAGTCTTATTTTTTTAAACGAAGGTTTAAGATTAAGAATTGAAATTAATGATGATTACGGAAGTATTGGCAGTTATTTGCATTTAGCTGAATTCTATTCTAAAATAGATTCTAAAAAATCTAACGAATTTGGTAATAAAGCTTACGCAATAGCAACTAAATTGAATAGTGTTGATGAACGCCTAAAAGCATTGTCTTATTTAATCACCAATGGTTCAGATAAAAAATTTGCTCAGAAATATATTGCCATTAACGATAGTATTATTAGTGTTCGTAATAATTATAAAAACAAATTTGCTAAAATAAAATACGACTCGAAAAAAGAAAAAGATGAAAACCAAAGACTTCGTTTAAAACAGGCAGAAAATTTAGTCGCTATTAAAGAAGCAGAAAAAGACAAAATAATTTTATTTGCTACTTTAATTGCTGTTATACTTTTAGGTGTTTATTTAAGAAATCGCTATAAACATAAAACTCGTCTTGTAGAAATAAAAATAGCTTACGATACCGAAACAAGAATTGCAAAAGATATTCATGATGGCTTGGCTAATGATGTTTTTCATGCCATTACTTACACACAAACACAACCTTTGGCCAATGAAAACAACAAAGAAAACTTGTTGCAAAAACTAGATAATATTTATTCTCGTGTAAGAGGAATTTCTCGTGAAAATAACGATATAGACACTGGGCAAAAATTCCCTAACAATTTAAAAGAGATGCTTTCTACCTACAATAGCAATCAAACAAATGTTATTATTAATGGTATAGAAAAAATAAATTGGGATTCGATTGAGGATTTAAAAAAGATTACCATTCAAAGAGTTTTACATGAATTAATGGTCAATATGAAAAAACACAGTGAGGCTCCAGTAGTATCTATAAAATTTTATACAAACGCTAATTCCCTGTTAATTGATTATAGCGACAATGGAAAAGGATGTGAAAAATCAAAAATCATAAAAAATGGTTTACAAAATATGGAAAACCGTATTTTGTCTAATAATGGAACTATTACTTTTGAAACTGAACCTAATAAAGGTTTTAAAGTAAAAATAACAATGCCTAAATAA
- the yidD gene encoding membrane protein insertion efficiency factor YidD → MKFFILLIIRLYWILIPQSKRRKCIFKKSCSHYVFETTQKEGLIKGLKAFQFRYKNCRGNFSIFQNPINNKIQMILPSQLIIDKEKIAERLIT, encoded by the coding sequence ATGAAATTTTTCATCTTATTAATTATCCGATTGTATTGGATTTTAATTCCTCAATCTAAAAGAAGAAAATGCATTTTTAAAAAATCCTGTTCTCATTATGTGTTTGAAACAACTCAAAAAGAAGGATTAATAAAGGGACTAAAAGCATTTCAATTTCGATATAAAAACTGTAGAGGAAACTTTTCAATTTTTCAAAATCCAATTAATAACAAAATCCAGATGATTCTTCCTTCTCAACTAATAATTGACAAAGAGAAAATTGCTGAAAGATTAATTACTTAA
- a CDS encoding response regulator: MFKKVIIAEDFEEFNLAIKQTLSDFNIVNFQHAKYCDDAFLKIRKAIQDNEPYDLLISDLSFKKDHREIKIGSGDELIQKVRELQPEIKIIAYSIEDKNARIKSLFEDSEINAFVLKGRNSIEELKKALTIISASDEKFISPEVASALQGKGNYEIDDVDIKILKYLSSGTSQDEIIEIFKTLDVKPNSKSAMEKRLSKLKDFFKANNTVHLVSIVKDMGII; this comes from the coding sequence ATGTTTAAAAAAGTAATAATAGCTGAGGATTTTGAAGAATTTAATTTAGCCATAAAACAAACTTTGAGTGATTTCAACATTGTCAATTTTCAGCACGCAAAATATTGCGATGACGCTTTTCTAAAAATAAGAAAAGCCATTCAGGATAATGAACCATACGATTTATTAATTAGTGATCTTTCGTTTAAAAAAGATCATCGCGAAATAAAAATTGGAAGTGGAGACGAGTTGATTCAAAAAGTTCGTGAACTGCAACCTGAAATTAAAATTATTGCCTACTCGATTGAAGATAAAAATGCACGTATAAAATCACTTTTTGAAGATTCTGAGATTAATGCCTTTGTACTAAAAGGCAGAAACAGTATTGAAGAGCTCAAAAAAGCTCTAACGATAATTTCAGCTTCTGATGAAAAATTTATTTCACCCGAAGTTGCATCTGCGCTTCAGGGAAAAGGTAACTACGAAATAGACGATGTGGATATAAAAATTCTAAAATATTTATCTTCTGGAACTTCTCAGGATGAAATAATAGAGATTTTTAAAACCTTAGATGTTAAGCCAAATAGCAAAAGTGCCATGGAAAAAAGATTGTCTAAACTCAAAGACTTTTTTAAAGCCAACAATACTGTCCATTTGGTATCTATTGTAAAAGATATGGGGATAATTTAA
- a CDS encoding DUF308 domain-containing protein, which yields MLDKTENIINEETFIGEDNLTYKKITYEILTPRKTYLKGIISGKYRGVKIDDDYEKADLFDFEIYEANVTTESRDDFRANKPFIFPKDFENVIKRKRIKGDKFPKEKLPKDLPVTITANEKLFGVNVLEPELFEFEIIRKLHQTEGDEIFGSFNAYITGYIIDETRKIEEKVILVQDEVTCIPESPSICVCSNIETGRTETRNNYIRKEYKCKKHNHNVWGNWEYLKNSQPLNFRSRNTNGNNPGCVNQSFGILGILFGLVFLIFLLPSILYIIAFFAIILILGNLGSFFKPFFRIIGILFLIGFIVSLIHSFSTQSHTYNPKPLIVDSPREIAPYIPINQTKHEDQDIENDSIITRYRSWKDYSGNKYEGQYKIKLNDYKKAHLFKKSLRLSSNNINAYDKVIFDLKEFDKNNFNSLFRLFDSIGKVKKLNKIQFAEMIVTFVQDIPYALVLDKDCNSNLYSDRFTRNYLLSNKGDCSGNQRFGINTPVEFLVNLKGDCDTRTLLLYSILSHYNYDVALMSSEFYGHSIIGINLPINGTAYNYNDQKYILWETTAPNAKPGNIPNEISNLNNWRISLKSK from the coding sequence ATGCTAGATAAAACAGAAAATATCATCAATGAAGAAACTTTTATAGGAGAAGATAATCTAACCTATAAAAAAATCACATATGAAATTCTGACACCAAGAAAAACATATTTGAAAGGAATTATTTCGGGGAAATATAGAGGCGTCAAAATCGATGACGATTATGAGAAAGCTGATTTATTTGATTTTGAAATTTATGAAGCAAATGTAACAACTGAAAGTCGAGATGACTTTAGAGCTAACAAACCTTTCATTTTCCCTAAAGATTTTGAAAATGTTATTAAAAGGAAAAGAATAAAAGGGGATAAATTTCCAAAAGAAAAATTACCTAAAGATCTTCCTGTTACAATAACTGCAAATGAAAAATTATTTGGAGTAAATGTGTTAGAACCTGAATTATTTGAATTTGAAATAATAAGAAAACTTCATCAAACAGAAGGCGATGAAATTTTTGGGTCATTTAATGCTTATATTACAGGATATATTATTGATGAAACAAGGAAAATTGAAGAGAAAGTTATTTTAGTTCAAGATGAAGTAACTTGTATTCCAGAATCTCCCTCAATTTGCGTATGTAGTAATATAGAAACAGGCAGAACAGAAACTAGAAATAATTATATCAGAAAAGAATATAAATGCAAAAAGCATAATCATAATGTTTGGGGTAATTGGGAATATTTAAAAAATAGTCAACCATTAAATTTTAGATCTCGTAATACTAATGGCAATAATCCAGGGTGTGTAAATCAAAGCTTTGGTATTCTTGGTATTTTGTTCGGATTAGTATTTCTAATATTTTTATTGCCAAGCATTCTATATATAATTGCTTTTTTCGCAATCATACTAATTTTAGGAAATCTTGGTTCATTTTTTAAACCATTCTTTAGAATAATTGGAATATTATTTTTAATCGGATTTATTGTTTCCCTAATTCATTCCTTTAGTACACAATCACATACTTATAATCCAAAACCATTAATTGTTGATTCTCCAAGAGAAATAGCTCCCTATATTCCCATTAACCAAACTAAACATGAAGATCAAGACATTGAAAATGATAGCATTATAACAAGATACAGATCTTGGAAAGATTATTCTGGAAACAAATATGAAGGCCAATATAAAATTAAATTAAATGATTATAAAAAAGCGCATTTATTCAAGAAAAGTCTTCGTTTAAGCTCAAATAATATAAATGCTTACGACAAGGTTATTTTTGATTTAAAAGAATTTGATAAAAATAATTTTAATAGCCTGTTTCGACTTTTTGATAGTATCGGTAAAGTAAAAAAATTAAACAAAATACAATTCGCAGAAATGATTGTAACATTTGTTCAAGATATACCATATGCTTTAGTACTTGATAAAGACTGCAATTCTAATTTATACAGTGATCGCTTTACAAGAAATTATCTTTTAAGCAATAAAGGAGATTGCAGTGGAAACCAACGGTTCGGAATCAATACTCCTGTAGAATTTTTAGTTAATCTAAAAGGAGACTGTGATACCCGTACATTATTATTATACAGTATTCTAAGCCATTATAATTATGACGTTGCACTTATGAGTAGTGAATTTTACGGACACTCAATAATTGGGATTAATTTACCAATTAATGGTACTGCTTATAACTATAACGACCAAAAATATATTCTATGGGAAACGACAGCTCCAAATGCTAAACCTGGAAATATACCAAATGAAATTTCAAATTTAAACAATTGGAGAATCTCCTTAAAATCAAAATAA
- a CDS encoding lipocalin family protein — MKNKAILLGLLSIGFFATSCSNDDNEGETIVPLQGKYNLRQTGTIQNGQEVLVDAAANQAGCSTDYLDLRLSNAAVYGDYNGSNCALVETTGTYVRSHNDLTITINGVTTTSDIMNLTNKELKIKDKTTGVITVFSR; from the coding sequence ATGAAAAATAAAGCAATATTATTAGGACTATTAAGCATCGGTTTTTTTGCAACATCTTGCAGCAATGATGATAATGAAGGAGAAACAATTGTTCCGTTACAAGGAAAATACAATCTTAGACAAACAGGAACAATTCAAAATGGACAAGAAGTTTTAGTTGATGCTGCGGCAAACCAAGCTGGCTGTTCTACAGATTATTTAGATCTTAGATTAAGCAATGCAGCAGTTTACGGAGATTATAATGGAAGCAATTGTGCTTTAGTAGAAACTACAGGTACTTACGTAAGATCTCATAATGATTTGACTATTACAATTAATGGTGTTACTACAACTAGTGACATTATGAATCTAACAAACAAAGAATTGAAAATAAAAGACAAAACAACTGGTGTTATTACAGTTTTTAGTCGATAA